The proteins below come from a single Denticeps clupeoides chromosome 15, fDenClu1.1, whole genome shotgun sequence genomic window:
- the cars2 gene encoding probable cysteine--tRNA ligase, mitochondrial isoform X1 — MRSCAPVCGFAKLAWKGNVRAPWTPKHSGVLLRSHASCPGSSPRGWARPTGHDTGIKTYNSLTKQKESLVLRQEGVATWYSCGPTVYDHAHLGHACSYVRFDILQRILSKVFGINVIHVMVITDIDDKIIRRSLEERISATVLSQMYEEHFRQDMLALKVIPPAAYIRVTDNIPQIVAFIECIITNGHAYTTDRGDVYFDVQSIGTHYGKLVNVGDTTGESGETGKRDKRDFALWKASKPQEPSWESPWGRGRPGWHIECSTIASSVFGSQLDIHSGGIDLAFPHHENEIAQCVAYHQCEQWGNYFLHSGHLHLKGSTEKMSKSLKNYITIQEFLQSYTANEFRMFCLLTKYRSAIDYSDASMNEACSKLATISAFTHNVQAYMQNRMQCQPVQEGLLWDSLASTQASVRTALADDFDTPRAMDAIMNLIHHGNTQLQPITKSIGSPRSPAVFGAILSYIRDIMEVLGVDLVDQKKSHMMPNSGLLENVVEQLVHFRREVRNFALTPAPADTSAGGQAGRTRLHRDRQPLLNACDALRRDLATLGVHIKDRGTTSTWEVTQQT, encoded by the exons ATGAGGTCGTGTGCGCCAGTGTGCGGGTTCGCCAAGCTGGCGTGGAAAGGCAACGTGCGCGCCCCGTGGACCCCAAAACACAGCGGCGTGCTGCTCAGGTCGCACGCCTCCTGCCCGGGTTCGTCGCCGAGGGGGTGGGCTCGGCCGACAGGGCATGACACAGGAATTAAGACCTATAACAGCCTCACCAAACAGAAGGAGTCCCTGGTACTGCGGCAGGAGGGAGTCGCCACATG GTACAGTTGCGGACCCACTGTTTACGACCATGCCCACTTGGGCCACGCCTG ctcttACGTCAGATTTGATATCCTGCAGAGGATATTATCTAAAGTTTTTGGAATTAATGTGATACATGTGATGGTCATCACGGACATTGATGATAAAATCATCAGGAGGAGTCTGGAG GAACGCATCTCAGCCACCGTGCTGTCTCAAATGTATGAAGAGCACTTTAGGCAGGATATGCTGGCCTTGAAG GTGATTCCTCCTGCTGCGTACATACGGGTCACAGACAACATTCCACAAATTGTTGCCTTCATTGAATGCATCATCACAAATGGGCACGCTTACACCACAGACCGAG GAGATGTGTACTTTGACGTCCAGTCCATAGGGACACACTATGGTAAGCTGGTGAACGTGGGAGATACCACTGGGGAGTCag GGGAGACGGGTAAGCGGGATAAGCGGGATTTTGCTCTGTGGAAGGCATCCAAACCCCAGGAGCCTTCATGGGAGTCACCATGGGGGAGAGGAAGACCTGGCTGGCACATTGAGTGCTCCACAATTGCAAG TTCTGTGTTTGGGAGCCAGTTAGACATCCACTCTGGAGGAATTGACCTGGCGTTCCCTcaccatgaaaatgaaattgcaCAGTGTGTTGCCTACCACCAGTGTGAACAGTGGGGCAACTACTTCCTGCACTCAG GTCACCTTCATTTAAAAGGAAGTACTGAGAAGATGTCAAAGTCACTGAAAAATTATATCACCATACAG GAATTTCTACAGTCTTACACTGCCAACGAATTCCGTATGTTCTGCCTTTTGACCAAGTACAGATCAG CCATAGACTACAGTGATGCCAGCATGAATGAAGCCTGCAGCAAACTGGCCACCATTTCTGCCTTTACCCACAATGTTCAGGCTTATATGCAGAATCGCATGCAATGCCAGCCTGTCCAGGAGGGGCTGCTCTGGGACAG TTTAGCCAGTACCCAGGCTAGTGTCCGCACAGCACTGGCTGATGACTTTGATACCCCAAGAGCAATGGATGCCATCATGAACCTTATTCATCATGGCAACACTCAGCTACAGCCTATCACCAAG TCTATAGGGTCACCAAGGTCTCCAGCTGTGTTTGGGGCCATTTTATCCTACATCAGAGACATTATGGAGGTGCTGGGAGTGGACCTGGTGGATCAAAAG AAATCCCACATGATGCCTAATTCTGGACTCTTGGAGAATGTGGTGGAACAGCTGGTGCACTTCCGCCGTGAGGTACGGAACTTTGCTCTGACTCCGGCCCCTGCAGATACCTCTGCTGGTGGCCAGGCTGGCAGGACTCGGCTGCACCGAGACAGGCAGCCCCTGCTGAATGCCTGCGATGCCCTGAGGAgagacctggcaacactgggGGTGCACATTAAA GACCGAGGCACCACATCTACATGGGAGGTGACCCAGCAAACATGA
- the cars2 gene encoding probable cysteine--tRNA ligase, mitochondrial isoform X2, whose translation MRSCAPVCGFAKLAWKGNVRAPWTPKHSGVLLRSHASCPGSSPRGWARPTGHDTGIKTYNSLTKQKESLVLRQEGVATWYSCGPTVYDHAHLGHACSYVRFDILQRILSKVFGINVIHVMVITDIDDKIIRRSLEERISATVLSQMYEEHFRQDMLALKVIPPAAYIRVTDNIPQIVAFIECIITNGHAYTTDRGDVYFDVQSIGTHYGKLVNVGDTTGESGETGKRDKRDFALWKASKPQEPSWESPWGRGRPGWHIECSTIASSVFGSQLDIHSGGIDLAFPHHENEIAQCVAYHQCEQWGNYFLHSGHLHLKGSTEKMSKSLKNYITIQEFLQSYTANEFRMFCLLTKYRSAIDYSDASMNEACSKLATISAFTHNVQAYMQNRMQCQPVQEGLLWDSLASTQASVRTALADDFDTPRAMDAIMNLIHHGNTQLQPITKSIGSPRSPAVFGAILSYIRDIMEVLGVDLVDQKKSHMMPNSGLLENVVEQLVHFRREVRNFALTPAPADTSAGGQAGRTRLHRDRQPLLNACDALRRDLATLGVHIKDIVCRTEAPHLHGR comes from the exons ATGAGGTCGTGTGCGCCAGTGTGCGGGTTCGCCAAGCTGGCGTGGAAAGGCAACGTGCGCGCCCCGTGGACCCCAAAACACAGCGGCGTGCTGCTCAGGTCGCACGCCTCCTGCCCGGGTTCGTCGCCGAGGGGGTGGGCTCGGCCGACAGGGCATGACACAGGAATTAAGACCTATAACAGCCTCACCAAACAGAAGGAGTCCCTGGTACTGCGGCAGGAGGGAGTCGCCACATG GTACAGTTGCGGACCCACTGTTTACGACCATGCCCACTTGGGCCACGCCTG ctcttACGTCAGATTTGATATCCTGCAGAGGATATTATCTAAAGTTTTTGGAATTAATGTGATACATGTGATGGTCATCACGGACATTGATGATAAAATCATCAGGAGGAGTCTGGAG GAACGCATCTCAGCCACCGTGCTGTCTCAAATGTATGAAGAGCACTTTAGGCAGGATATGCTGGCCTTGAAG GTGATTCCTCCTGCTGCGTACATACGGGTCACAGACAACATTCCACAAATTGTTGCCTTCATTGAATGCATCATCACAAATGGGCACGCTTACACCACAGACCGAG GAGATGTGTACTTTGACGTCCAGTCCATAGGGACACACTATGGTAAGCTGGTGAACGTGGGAGATACCACTGGGGAGTCag GGGAGACGGGTAAGCGGGATAAGCGGGATTTTGCTCTGTGGAAGGCATCCAAACCCCAGGAGCCTTCATGGGAGTCACCATGGGGGAGAGGAAGACCTGGCTGGCACATTGAGTGCTCCACAATTGCAAG TTCTGTGTTTGGGAGCCAGTTAGACATCCACTCTGGAGGAATTGACCTGGCGTTCCCTcaccatgaaaatgaaattgcaCAGTGTGTTGCCTACCACCAGTGTGAACAGTGGGGCAACTACTTCCTGCACTCAG GTCACCTTCATTTAAAAGGAAGTACTGAGAAGATGTCAAAGTCACTGAAAAATTATATCACCATACAG GAATTTCTACAGTCTTACACTGCCAACGAATTCCGTATGTTCTGCCTTTTGACCAAGTACAGATCAG CCATAGACTACAGTGATGCCAGCATGAATGAAGCCTGCAGCAAACTGGCCACCATTTCTGCCTTTACCCACAATGTTCAGGCTTATATGCAGAATCGCATGCAATGCCAGCCTGTCCAGGAGGGGCTGCTCTGGGACAG TTTAGCCAGTACCCAGGCTAGTGTCCGCACAGCACTGGCTGATGACTTTGATACCCCAAGAGCAATGGATGCCATCATGAACCTTATTCATCATGGCAACACTCAGCTACAGCCTATCACCAAG TCTATAGGGTCACCAAGGTCTCCAGCTGTGTTTGGGGCCATTTTATCCTACATCAGAGACATTATGGAGGTGCTGGGAGTGGACCTGGTGGATCAAAAG AAATCCCACATGATGCCTAATTCTGGACTCTTGGAGAATGTGGTGGAACAGCTGGTGCACTTCCGCCGTGAGGTACGGAACTTTGCTCTGACTCCGGCCCCTGCAGATACCTCTGCTGGTGGCCAGGCTGGCAGGACTCGGCTGCACCGAGACAGGCAGCCCCTGCTGAATGCCTGCGATGCCCTGAGGAgagacctggcaacactgggGGTGCACATTAAA GATATTGTTTGCAGGACCGAGGCACCACATCTACATGGGAGGTGA